A stretch of Cheilinus undulatus linkage group 20, ASM1832078v1, whole genome shotgun sequence DNA encodes these proteins:
- the mrtfab gene encoding myocardin related transcription factor Ab isoform X13, with protein sequence MIMLDTNHCLSFEPSPPGSPPMGDDMEKAGLTMDHDRHVYHSLKEVLQLKLLQRRTREELVSQGIMPPLKSPAAFHEQRRSLERARTEDYLKRKIRSRPERSELVRMHILEETSAEPSLQAKQLQLKRARLADDLNDKISHRPGPIELVHKNILSVACPVHSPLDSPKGAEGESSSLDEDSSDALSPDQLTNHDSPVSAVPQLSPPEPLTQNGDVSLSQFLTQRPPPPPPPPPPQVNGSDSSPFTKMTNGTSVTIANSRPSSGQVKQSQSKSSSDRPPQRPKKAKDSKPKVKKLKYHQYIPPDQKADKERPPQMDSSYAKLLQQQQLFLQLQILSQQQQHYNYHTILPAPPKPPTEQPPTTTSGPSPSRNVPTTTTPAASSQSGSARQSQTAVGGGKPGTLPANLDEFKVAELKQELKLRGLTVSGTKNDLIERLRNYQEQNGNNAAVVKNGTLQPGHQATTSAASTIASSPTTSTTPEHQPGEGGFKLNLSSLAQVVPGRVMRFGSTSSSPPVSPTPSERSLAGMSPDETSCNGDMFGEMVSSPLTQLTLHPSPQHPPGATPLSQSLSNVKEETQSSCSLSRPPPSTCQPPEPQPSVAMDTMDKDQMLQEKDKQIEELTRMLRQKQRLVETLRSQLEQGKMGSGIVLVGGEKSKTSTEIKLQTLIKASAIQPPVLPNGILLKVKKETEPEEGMEGVTEEAQAKKSEQPMQCSQETLVRLQQIHRLQVQQSEQQKQTLQQNPTQKVAEAKSTPQKLQQQKKDAQILLHQQQQLQQLIIQQTQQKQLQAQQKLAQQKLAQQKLSQQKLLQQNQLKQTQGQLQQNQQKNQVQLKQVQVQIQKPAVSTVQQRKQLKAQQRLQQKQQTTAVTTQQVTPVVINQQNGTQIHTQAISLDLLKANGAPTLVTDSNGNHYLIALTSNTTDGQNGVSSLAKTNGRITLQRLQSTPSKLPSTESQSKEQPEAQPVNQPIKKGQKAGLHLDTNGVPQPSQPVTAPPNLQPFFDDVSVSETQSSLISSLKRQEVCPPYDRHTLFTPPSPKPNTSLPAQRSKQENGVNSQQMDDLFDILLKSGEIPGFKSNPDPSLTPLSDPPSPSSPPSPLHLSPTTPTQPLISPQPSVGESSTGSVRLEDFLESTTGAPLLGVEPDGGLTLIDELHNQMLSTPSILDHPPSPMDTSDLGFSPHSAGLDFGDPTLDTMDWLDISMVGSSSVGTGGSGGGRGGGGGRGGSGDGDGGTSLAPLAPHTPPSVFSADFLDSTDLQLHWESCL encoded by the exons TCCTCCAGCTCAAACTCCTGCAGAGACGCACACGAGAGGAACTGGTCAGCCAAGGGATCATGCCAC CACTGAAGAGCCCGGCAGCCTTTCACGAACAGCGGAGGAGTCTGGAGCGAGCAAGG ACTGAGGATTATCTGAAGAGGAAGATTCGGAGTCGACCTGAGCGCTCTGAACTTGTCAGGATGCACATTTTGGAGG AGACATCCGCCGAGCCCTCCCTACAGGCCAAACAGCTGCAGCTGAAGAGAGCACGACTAGCCGACGACCTCAACGACAAGATCTCCCACAGACCAGGTCCTATCGAGCTGGTTCACAAGAACATCCTGTCTGTCGCTTGCCCTGTGCACTCACCACTGG ATTCTCCAAAGGGAGCTGAAGGAGAGAGTTCATCTTTAGATGAAGACAGCAGTGATGCACTGTCACCGGACCAGCTGACCAATCACGACTCTCCTGTTAGTGCTGTCCCTCAGCTGTCTCCACCTGAACCACTTACTCAGAACGGGGACGTTTCCCTCTCACAG TTCCTCACACAGcgccctcctccacctcccccacctcctcctccccaggtGAATGGGTCAGACTCCTCTCCGTTCACAAAAATGACGAATGGGACATCAGTGACCATAGCGAACTCCCGCCCTTCTAGTGGACAGGTCAAG CAGTCTCAGTCGAAGTCGAGTTCAGACCGTCCTCCACAGAGACCCAAGAAAGCAAAGGACAGCAAACCCAAG GTGAAGAAGCTGAAGTACCACCAGTACATCCCACCAGATCAGAAAGCGGACAAAGAGCGTCCACCTCAGATGGACTCATCCTACGCAAAgctcctccagcagcagcagctcttctTACAGCTGCAGATCCTCAGCCAGCAACAGCAGCACTACAACTACCACACCATCCTGCCTGCCCCGCCCAA GCCACCAACTGAGCAGCCTCCCACGACAACTTCAGGCCCATCCCCCTCCCGCAATGTCCCTACAACAACCACCCCCGCCGCTTCCAGTCAGAGTGGGAGTGCCCGTCAGAGCCAAACTGCAGTGGGTGGAGGCAAACCTGGCACCCTGCCAGCCAACCTGGATGAGTTCAAG GTTGCGGAGCTGAAACAGGAACTGAAACTGCGCGGTCTGACCGTCTCAGGCACCAAAAACGATCTCATTGAGAGGCTCCGCAACTATCAGGAGCAAAATGGCAACAACGCAGCAGTAGTGAAAAACGGCACATTGCAGCCCGGCCATCAGGCCACAACCTCGGCTGCCAGCACCATCGCTTCCTCTCCGACCACATCCACCACGCCTGAGCACCAACCAGGAGAGGGAGGGTTTAAGCTAAATCTGTCATCACTGGCGCAAGTGGTTCCAGGGCGTGTCATGAGGTTTGGCAGCACAAGCTCCAGCCCTCCAGTGTCACCTACGCCATCTGAGAGGTCGCTGGCTGGCATGAGTCCTGATGAGACCAGCTGTAACGGAGACATGTTTGGGGAGATG GTGAGCTCACCCCTCACCCAGCTCACTCTACACCCATCTCCTCAGCACCCACCCGGCGCAACCCCGCTCTCACAGTCTCTGTCCAACGTCAAAGAAGAGACGCAGAGCTCCTGTAGCCTCTCCAGGCCTCCACCCTCCACGTGTCAGCCTCCAGAGCCTCAGCCTAGTGTTGCAATGGACACAATGGACAAGGACCAGATGCTGCAGGAGAAGGATAAACAAATCGAGGAGTTAACCCGGATGCTGCGGCAGAAGCAGAGGCTGGTGGAGACGCTCAGGTCACAGCTAGAGCAGGGCAAGATGGGGAGTGGAATCGTGCTAGTAGGAGGGGAAAAGAGCAAAACATCCACAGAGATTAAACTCCAAACTCTGATAAAGGCCTCTGCCATTCAGCCCCCTGTTCTCCCTAACGGCATCTTGTTGAAGGTGAAGAAGGAGACAGAGCCTGAGGAGGGGATGGAGGGAGTGACAGAGGAGGCCCAGGCGAAGAAATCAGAGCAGCCCATGCAGTGCTCTCAAGAGACCCTCGTCCGGCTGCAGCAGATCCATCGGCTGCAAGTCCAacagtcagagcagcagaaacagaCGCTGCAGCAGAATCCCACACAGAAAGTAGCAGAGGCAAAGTCAACTCCTCAAAAGCTCCAACAGCAGAAGAAAGATGCACAGATCCTgctccatcagcagcagcagctgcagcagctcatCATCCAGCAGACCCAACAGAAACAGCTGCAGGCCCAGCAGAAGCTGGCGCAGCAGAAACTGGCCCAGCAGAAACTGAGTCAGCAGAAGCTTCTGCAGCAAAACCAGCTCAAACAGACTCAAGGGCAGCTCCAACAGAACCAGCAAAAGAACCAGGTGCAGCTGAAGCAGGTTCAGGTGCAGATCCAGAAACCTGCAGTGAGCACAGTGCAGCAGAGGAAGCAGCTGAAGGCTCAGCAGAGgctgcagcagaagcagcagactACAGCAGTCACAACACAACAG GTGACCCCAGTCGTCATCAACCAACAGAACGGCACTCAGATCCACACCCAGGCCATTTCTCTGGACCTTCTCAAGGCAAACGGTGCGCCTACGCTTGTCACAGACAGCAACGGCAACCATTACCTTATCGCCCTCACCAGTAACACGACAGATGGACAGAACGGAGTGTCTTCATTGGCCAAAACCAACGGACGCATCACATTACAG agaTTACAGTCGACTCCAAGTAAACTGCCCAGCACTGAGAGCCAATCAAAAGAGCAGCCAGAGGCCCAGCCGGTGAACCAGCCAATCAAAAAG GGACAGAAGGCAGGGCTTCACCTGGACACCAATGGCGTGCCCCAGCCCAGCCAGCCGGTCACCGCCCCGCCCAATCTGCAGCCTTTCTTTGACGACGTGTCAGTCAGTGAAACCCAAAGCAGCTTAATCTCGTCTCTAAAG AGACAGGAGGTGTGTCCGCCTTACGACCGGCACACACTGTTCACCCCTCCCTCTCCCAAACCCAACACCTCCCTTCCTGCTCAGCGCTCTAAA CAGGAAAATGGTGTCAACAGTCAGCAGATGGACGACCTGTTCGACATCCTGCTTAAGAGCGGAG AAATCCCCGGCTTCAAGTCTAACCCAGACCCTTCCCTCACTCCACTCTCTGACCCTCCCTCGccatcctctcctccctctcccctgCACCTCTCCCCTACCACCCCTACACAGCCCCTAATCTCCCCACAGCCCTCTGTGGGCGAGTCTAGCACTGGCAGCGTACGCCTGGAGGACTTCCTGGAGAGCACAACAGGCGCCCCGCTTCTTGGCGTGGAGCCCGACGGCGGCCTGACGCTGATTGACGAACTCCACAACCAGATGCTGAGCACGCCCAGCATCCTGGACCACCCCCCCTCCCCCATGGACACGTCCGACCTGGGCTTCTCCCCTCACTCTGCAGGGCTGGACTTTGGCGACCCCACTTTGGACACCATGGACTGGCTGGATATCTCCATGGTGGGCAGCAGTAGCGTAGGGACTGGGGGCAGCGGAGGGGGgagaggaggtggtggagggcGAGGGGGTTCTGGTGATGGAGATGGAGGGACAAGCCTGGCCCCGTTGGCCCCTCACACGCCACCCAGTGTCTTCTCAGCCGACTTTCTGGACAGCACGGACCTGCAGCTGCACTGGGAGTCGTGTCTGTAG
- the mrtfab gene encoding myocardin related transcription factor Ab isoform X6 encodes MATLHPQKGQEPSPGYMEVAGTPGLAPSPQSEAVTNELQELSLQPAPNELPLQERKNVLQLKLLQRRTREELVSQGIMPPLKSPAAFHEQRRSLERARTEDYLKRKIRSRPERSELVRMHILEETSAEPSLQAKQLQLKRARLADDLNDKISHRPGPIELVHKNILSVACPVHSPLDSPKGAEGESSSLDEDSSDALSPDQLTNHDSPVSAVPQLSPPEPLTQNGDVSLSQFLTQRPPPPPPPPPPQVNGSDSSPFTKMTNGTSVTIANSRPSSGQVKVQKHQSQSKSSSDRPPQRPKKAKDSKPKVKKLKYHQYIPPDQKADKERPPQMDSSYAKLLQQQQLFLQLQILSQQQQHYNYHTILPAPPKPPTEQPPTTTSGPSPSRNVPTTTTPAASSQSGSARQSQTAVGGGKPGTLPANLDEFKVAELKQELKLRGLTVSGTKNDLIERLRNYQEQNGNNAAVVKNGTLQPGHQATTSAASTIASSPTTSTTPEHQPGEGGFKLNLSSLAQVVPGRVMRFGSTSSSPPVSPTPSERSLAGMSPDETSCNGDMFGEMVSSPLTQLTLHPSPQHPPGATPLSQSLSNVKEETQSSCSLSRPPPSTCQPPEPQPSVAMDTMDKDQMLQEKDKQIEELTRMLRQKQRLVETLRSQLEQGKMGSGIVLVGGEKSKTSTEIKLQTLIKASAIQPPVLPNGILLKVKKETEPEEGMEGVTEEAQAKKSEQPMQCSQETLVRLQQIHRLQVQQSEQQKQTLQQNPTQKVAEAKSTPQKLQQQKKDAQILLHQQQQLQQLIIQQTQQKQLQAQQKLAQQKLAQQKLSQQKLLQQNQLKQTQGQLQQNQQKNQVQLKQVQVQIQKPAVSTVQQRKQLKAQQRLQQKQQTTAVTTQQVTPVVINQQNGTQIHTQAISLDLLKANGAPTLVTDSNGNHYLIALTSNTTDGQNGVSSLAKTNGRITLQRLQSTPSKLPSTESQSKEQPEAQPVNQPIKKGQKAGLHLDTNGVPQPSQPVTAPPNLQPFFDDVSVSETQSSLISSLKRQEVCPPYDRHTLFTPPSPKPNTSLPAQRSKQENGVNSQQMDDLFDILLKSGEIPGFKSNPDPSLTPLSDPPSPSSPPSPLHLSPTTPTQPLISPQPSVGESSTGSVRLEDFLESTTGAPLLGVEPDGGLTLIDELHNQMLSTPSILDHPPSPMDTSDLGFSPHSAGLDFGDPTLDTMDWLDISMVGSSSVGTGGSGGGRGGGGGRGGSGDGDGGTSLAPLAPHTPPSVFSADFLDSTDLQLHWESCL; translated from the exons TCCTCCAGCTCAAACTCCTGCAGAGACGCACACGAGAGGAACTGGTCAGCCAAGGGATCATGCCAC CACTGAAGAGCCCGGCAGCCTTTCACGAACAGCGGAGGAGTCTGGAGCGAGCAAGG ACTGAGGATTATCTGAAGAGGAAGATTCGGAGTCGACCTGAGCGCTCTGAACTTGTCAGGATGCACATTTTGGAGG AGACATCCGCCGAGCCCTCCCTACAGGCCAAACAGCTGCAGCTGAAGAGAGCACGACTAGCCGACGACCTCAACGACAAGATCTCCCACAGACCAGGTCCTATCGAGCTGGTTCACAAGAACATCCTGTCTGTCGCTTGCCCTGTGCACTCACCACTGG ATTCTCCAAAGGGAGCTGAAGGAGAGAGTTCATCTTTAGATGAAGACAGCAGTGATGCACTGTCACCGGACCAGCTGACCAATCACGACTCTCCTGTTAGTGCTGTCCCTCAGCTGTCTCCACCTGAACCACTTACTCAGAACGGGGACGTTTCCCTCTCACAG TTCCTCACACAGcgccctcctccacctcccccacctcctcctccccaggtGAATGGGTCAGACTCCTCTCCGTTCACAAAAATGACGAATGGGACATCAGTGACCATAGCGAACTCCCGCCCTTCTAGTGGACAGGTCAAGGTGCAAAAACAT CAGTCTCAGTCGAAGTCGAGTTCAGACCGTCCTCCACAGAGACCCAAGAAAGCAAAGGACAGCAAACCCAAG GTGAAGAAGCTGAAGTACCACCAGTACATCCCACCAGATCAGAAAGCGGACAAAGAGCGTCCACCTCAGATGGACTCATCCTACGCAAAgctcctccagcagcagcagctcttctTACAGCTGCAGATCCTCAGCCAGCAACAGCAGCACTACAACTACCACACCATCCTGCCTGCCCCGCCCAA GCCACCAACTGAGCAGCCTCCCACGACAACTTCAGGCCCATCCCCCTCCCGCAATGTCCCTACAACAACCACCCCCGCCGCTTCCAGTCAGAGTGGGAGTGCCCGTCAGAGCCAAACTGCAGTGGGTGGAGGCAAACCTGGCACCCTGCCAGCCAACCTGGATGAGTTCAAG GTTGCGGAGCTGAAACAGGAACTGAAACTGCGCGGTCTGACCGTCTCAGGCACCAAAAACGATCTCATTGAGAGGCTCCGCAACTATCAGGAGCAAAATGGCAACAACGCAGCAGTAGTGAAAAACGGCACATTGCAGCCCGGCCATCAGGCCACAACCTCGGCTGCCAGCACCATCGCTTCCTCTCCGACCACATCCACCACGCCTGAGCACCAACCAGGAGAGGGAGGGTTTAAGCTAAATCTGTCATCACTGGCGCAAGTGGTTCCAGGGCGTGTCATGAGGTTTGGCAGCACAAGCTCCAGCCCTCCAGTGTCACCTACGCCATCTGAGAGGTCGCTGGCTGGCATGAGTCCTGATGAGACCAGCTGTAACGGAGACATGTTTGGGGAGATG GTGAGCTCACCCCTCACCCAGCTCACTCTACACCCATCTCCTCAGCACCCACCCGGCGCAACCCCGCTCTCACAGTCTCTGTCCAACGTCAAAGAAGAGACGCAGAGCTCCTGTAGCCTCTCCAGGCCTCCACCCTCCACGTGTCAGCCTCCAGAGCCTCAGCCTAGTGTTGCAATGGACACAATGGACAAGGACCAGATGCTGCAGGAGAAGGATAAACAAATCGAGGAGTTAACCCGGATGCTGCGGCAGAAGCAGAGGCTGGTGGAGACGCTCAGGTCACAGCTAGAGCAGGGCAAGATGGGGAGTGGAATCGTGCTAGTAGGAGGGGAAAAGAGCAAAACATCCACAGAGATTAAACTCCAAACTCTGATAAAGGCCTCTGCCATTCAGCCCCCTGTTCTCCCTAACGGCATCTTGTTGAAGGTGAAGAAGGAGACAGAGCCTGAGGAGGGGATGGAGGGAGTGACAGAGGAGGCCCAGGCGAAGAAATCAGAGCAGCCCATGCAGTGCTCTCAAGAGACCCTCGTCCGGCTGCAGCAGATCCATCGGCTGCAAGTCCAacagtcagagcagcagaaacagaCGCTGCAGCAGAATCCCACACAGAAAGTAGCAGAGGCAAAGTCAACTCCTCAAAAGCTCCAACAGCAGAAGAAAGATGCACAGATCCTgctccatcagcagcagcagctgcagcagctcatCATCCAGCAGACCCAACAGAAACAGCTGCAGGCCCAGCAGAAGCTGGCGCAGCAGAAACTGGCCCAGCAGAAACTGAGTCAGCAGAAGCTTCTGCAGCAAAACCAGCTCAAACAGACTCAAGGGCAGCTCCAACAGAACCAGCAAAAGAACCAGGTGCAGCTGAAGCAGGTTCAGGTGCAGATCCAGAAACCTGCAGTGAGCACAGTGCAGCAGAGGAAGCAGCTGAAGGCTCAGCAGAGgctgcagcagaagcagcagactACAGCAGTCACAACACAACAG GTGACCCCAGTCGTCATCAACCAACAGAACGGCACTCAGATCCACACCCAGGCCATTTCTCTGGACCTTCTCAAGGCAAACGGTGCGCCTACGCTTGTCACAGACAGCAACGGCAACCATTACCTTATCGCCCTCACCAGTAACACGACAGATGGACAGAACGGAGTGTCTTCATTGGCCAAAACCAACGGACGCATCACATTACAG agaTTACAGTCGACTCCAAGTAAACTGCCCAGCACTGAGAGCCAATCAAAAGAGCAGCCAGAGGCCCAGCCGGTGAACCAGCCAATCAAAAAG GGACAGAAGGCAGGGCTTCACCTGGACACCAATGGCGTGCCCCAGCCCAGCCAGCCGGTCACCGCCCCGCCCAATCTGCAGCCTTTCTTTGACGACGTGTCAGTCAGTGAAACCCAAAGCAGCTTAATCTCGTCTCTAAAG AGACAGGAGGTGTGTCCGCCTTACGACCGGCACACACTGTTCACCCCTCCCTCTCCCAAACCCAACACCTCCCTTCCTGCTCAGCGCTCTAAA CAGGAAAATGGTGTCAACAGTCAGCAGATGGACGACCTGTTCGACATCCTGCTTAAGAGCGGAG AAATCCCCGGCTTCAAGTCTAACCCAGACCCTTCCCTCACTCCACTCTCTGACCCTCCCTCGccatcctctcctccctctcccctgCACCTCTCCCCTACCACCCCTACACAGCCCCTAATCTCCCCACAGCCCTCTGTGGGCGAGTCTAGCACTGGCAGCGTACGCCTGGAGGACTTCCTGGAGAGCACAACAGGCGCCCCGCTTCTTGGCGTGGAGCCCGACGGCGGCCTGACGCTGATTGACGAACTCCACAACCAGATGCTGAGCACGCCCAGCATCCTGGACCACCCCCCCTCCCCCATGGACACGTCCGACCTGGGCTTCTCCCCTCACTCTGCAGGGCTGGACTTTGGCGACCCCACTTTGGACACCATGGACTGGCTGGATATCTCCATGGTGGGCAGCAGTAGCGTAGGGACTGGGGGCAGCGGAGGGGGgagaggaggtggtggagggcGAGGGGGTTCTGGTGATGGAGATGGAGGGACAAGCCTGGCCCCGTTGGCCCCTCACACGCCACCCAGTGTCTTCTCAGCCGACTTTCTGGACAGCACGGACCTGCAGCTGCACTGGGAGTCGTGTCTGTAG
- the mrtfab gene encoding myocardin related transcription factor Ab isoform X3, translating to MATLHPQKGQEPSPGYMEVAGTPGLAPSPQSEAVTNELQELSLQPAPNELPLQERKNGQNDRLEAGEFSIDSHIHRKSSNHYFVLQLKLLQRRTREELVSQGIMPPLKSPAAFHEQRRSLERARTEDYLKRKIRSRPERSELVRMHILEETSAEPSLQAKQLQLKRARLADDLNDKISHRPGPIELVHKNILSVACPVHSPLDSPKGAEGESSSLDEDSSDALSPDQLTNHDSPVSAVPQLSPPEPLTQNGDVSLSQFLTQRPPPPPPPPPPQVNGSDSSPFTKMTNGTSVTIANSRPSSGQVKVQKHSQSKSSSDRPPQRPKKAKDSKPKVKKLKYHQYIPPDQKADKERPPQMDSSYAKLLQQQQLFLQLQILSQQQQHYNYHTILPAPPKPPTEQPPTTTSGPSPSRNVPTTTTPAASSQSGSARQSQTAVGGGKPGTLPANLDEFKVAELKQELKLRGLTVSGTKNDLIERLRNYQEQNGNNAAVVKNGTLQPGHQATTSAASTIASSPTTSTTPEHQPGEGGFKLNLSSLAQVVPGRVMRFGSTSSSPPVSPTPSERSLAGMSPDETSCNGDMFGEMVSSPLTQLTLHPSPQHPPGATPLSQSLSNVKEETQSSCSLSRPPPSTCQPPEPQPSVAMDTMDKDQMLQEKDKQIEELTRMLRQKQRLVETLRSQLEQGKMGSGIVLVGGEKSKTSTEIKLQTLIKASAIQPPVLPNGILLKVKKETEPEEGMEGVTEEAQAKKSEQPMQCSQETLVRLQQIHRLQVQQSEQQKQTLQQNPTQKVAEAKSTPQKLQQQKKDAQILLHQQQQLQQLIIQQTQQKQLQAQQKLAQQKLAQQKLSQQKLLQQNQLKQTQGQLQQNQQKNQVQLKQVQVQIQKPAVSTVQQRKQLKAQQRLQQKQQTTAVTTQQVTPVVINQQNGTQIHTQAISLDLLKANGAPTLVTDSNGNHYLIALTSNTTDGQNGVSSLAKTNGRITLQRLQSTPSKLPSTESQSKEQPEAQPVNQPIKKGQKAGLHLDTNGVPQPSQPVTAPPNLQPFFDDVSVSETQSSLISSLKRQEVCPPYDRHTLFTPPSPKPNTSLPAQRSKQENGVNSQQMDDLFDILLKSGEIPGFKSNPDPSLTPLSDPPSPSSPPSPLHLSPTTPTQPLISPQPSVGESSTGSVRLEDFLESTTGAPLLGVEPDGGLTLIDELHNQMLSTPSILDHPPSPMDTSDLGFSPHSAGLDFGDPTLDTMDWLDISMVGSSSVGTGGSGGGRGGGGGRGGSGDGDGGTSLAPLAPHTPPSVFSADFLDSTDLQLHWESCL from the exons TCCTCCAGCTCAAACTCCTGCAGAGACGCACACGAGAGGAACTGGTCAGCCAAGGGATCATGCCAC CACTGAAGAGCCCGGCAGCCTTTCACGAACAGCGGAGGAGTCTGGAGCGAGCAAGG ACTGAGGATTATCTGAAGAGGAAGATTCGGAGTCGACCTGAGCGCTCTGAACTTGTCAGGATGCACATTTTGGAGG AGACATCCGCCGAGCCCTCCCTACAGGCCAAACAGCTGCAGCTGAAGAGAGCACGACTAGCCGACGACCTCAACGACAAGATCTCCCACAGACCAGGTCCTATCGAGCTGGTTCACAAGAACATCCTGTCTGTCGCTTGCCCTGTGCACTCACCACTGG ATTCTCCAAAGGGAGCTGAAGGAGAGAGTTCATCTTTAGATGAAGACAGCAGTGATGCACTGTCACCGGACCAGCTGACCAATCACGACTCTCCTGTTAGTGCTGTCCCTCAGCTGTCTCCACCTGAACCACTTACTCAGAACGGGGACGTTTCCCTCTCACAG TTCCTCACACAGcgccctcctccacctcccccacctcctcctccccaggtGAATGGGTCAGACTCCTCTCCGTTCACAAAAATGACGAATGGGACATCAGTGACCATAGCGAACTCCCGCCCTTCTAGTGGACAGGTCAAGGTGCAAAAACAT TCTCAGTCGAAGTCGAGTTCAGACCGTCCTCCACAGAGACCCAAGAAAGCAAAGGACAGCAAACCCAAG GTGAAGAAGCTGAAGTACCACCAGTACATCCCACCAGATCAGAAAGCGGACAAAGAGCGTCCACCTCAGATGGACTCATCCTACGCAAAgctcctccagcagcagcagctcttctTACAGCTGCAGATCCTCAGCCAGCAACAGCAGCACTACAACTACCACACCATCCTGCCTGCCCCGCCCAA GCCACCAACTGAGCAGCCTCCCACGACAACTTCAGGCCCATCCCCCTCCCGCAATGTCCCTACAACAACCACCCCCGCCGCTTCCAGTCAGAGTGGGAGTGCCCGTCAGAGCCAAACTGCAGTGGGTGGAGGCAAACCTGGCACCCTGCCAGCCAACCTGGATGAGTTCAAG GTTGCGGAGCTGAAACAGGAACTGAAACTGCGCGGTCTGACCGTCTCAGGCACCAAAAACGATCTCATTGAGAGGCTCCGCAACTATCAGGAGCAAAATGGCAACAACGCAGCAGTAGTGAAAAACGGCACATTGCAGCCCGGCCATCAGGCCACAACCTCGGCTGCCAGCACCATCGCTTCCTCTCCGACCACATCCACCACGCCTGAGCACCAACCAGGAGAGGGAGGGTTTAAGCTAAATCTGTCATCACTGGCGCAAGTGGTTCCAGGGCGTGTCATGAGGTTTGGCAGCACAAGCTCCAGCCCTCCAGTGTCACCTACGCCATCTGAGAGGTCGCTGGCTGGCATGAGTCCTGATGAGACCAGCTGTAACGGAGACATGTTTGGGGAGATG GTGAGCTCACCCCTCACCCAGCTCACTCTACACCCATCTCCTCAGCACCCACCCGGCGCAACCCCGCTCTCACAGTCTCTGTCCAACGTCAAAGAAGAGACGCAGAGCTCCTGTAGCCTCTCCAGGCCTCCACCCTCCACGTGTCAGCCTCCAGAGCCTCAGCCTAGTGTTGCAATGGACACAATGGACAAGGACCAGATGCTGCAGGAGAAGGATAAACAAATCGAGGAGTTAACCCGGATGCTGCGGCAGAAGCAGAGGCTGGTGGAGACGCTCAGGTCACAGCTAGAGCAGGGCAAGATGGGGAGTGGAATCGTGCTAGTAGGAGGGGAAAAGAGCAAAACATCCACAGAGATTAAACTCCAAACTCTGATAAAGGCCTCTGCCATTCAGCCCCCTGTTCTCCCTAACGGCATCTTGTTGAAGGTGAAGAAGGAGACAGAGCCTGAGGAGGGGATGGAGGGAGTGACAGAGGAGGCCCAGGCGAAGAAATCAGAGCAGCCCATGCAGTGCTCTCAAGAGACCCTCGTCCGGCTGCAGCAGATCCATCGGCTGCAAGTCCAacagtcagagcagcagaaacagaCGCTGCAGCAGAATCCCACACAGAAAGTAGCAGAGGCAAAGTCAACTCCTCAAAAGCTCCAACAGCAGAAGAAAGATGCACAGATCCTgctccatcagcagcagcagctgcagcagctcatCATCCAGCAGACCCAACAGAAACAGCTGCAGGCCCAGCAGAAGCTGGCGCAGCAGAAACTGGCCCAGCAGAAACTGAGTCAGCAGAAGCTTCTGCAGCAAAACCAGCTCAAACAGACTCAAGGGCAGCTCCAACAGAACCAGCAAAAGAACCAGGTGCAGCTGAAGCAGGTTCAGGTGCAGATCCAGAAACCTGCAGTGAGCACAGTGCAGCAGAGGAAGCAGCTGAAGGCTCAGCAGAGgctgcagcagaagcagcagactACAGCAGTCACAACACAACAG GTGACCCCAGTCGTCATCAACCAACAGAACGGCACTCAGATCCACACCCAGGCCATTTCTCTGGACCTTCTCAAGGCAAACGGTGCGCCTACGCTTGTCACAGACAGCAACGGCAACCATTACCTTATCGCCCTCACCAGTAACACGACAGATGGACAGAACGGAGTGTCTTCATTGGCCAAAACCAACGGACGCATCACATTACAG agaTTACAGTCGACTCCAAGTAAACTGCCCAGCACTGAGAGCCAATCAAAAGAGCAGCCAGAGGCCCAGCCGGTGAACCAGCCAATCAAAAAG GGACAGAAGGCAGGGCTTCACCTGGACACCAATGGCGTGCCCCAGCCCAGCCAGCCGGTCACCGCCCCGCCCAATCTGCAGCCTTTCTTTGACGACGTGTCAGTCAGTGAAACCCAAAGCAGCTTAATCTCGTCTCTAAAG AGACAGGAGGTGTGTCCGCCTTACGACCGGCACACACTGTTCACCCCTCCCTCTCCCAAACCCAACACCTCCCTTCCTGCTCAGCGCTCTAAA CAGGAAAATGGTGTCAACAGTCAGCAGATGGACGACCTGTTCGACATCCTGCTTAAGAGCGGAG AAATCCCCGGCTTCAAGTCTAACCCAGACCCTTCCCTCACTCCACTCTCTGACCCTCCCTCGccatcctctcctccctctcccctgCACCTCTCCCCTACCACCCCTACACAGCCCCTAATCTCCCCACAGCCCTCTGTGGGCGAGTCTAGCACTGGCAGCGTACGCCTGGAGGACTTCCTGGAGAGCACAACAGGCGCCCCGCTTCTTGGCGTGGAGCCCGACGGCGGCCTGACGCTGATTGACGAACTCCACAACCAGATGCTGAGCACGCCCAGCATCCTGGACCACCCCCCCTCCCCCATGGACACGTCCGACCTGGGCTTCTCCCCTCACTCTGCAGGGCTGGACTTTGGCGACCCCACTTTGGACACCATGGACTGGCTGGATATCTCCATGGTGGGCAGCAGTAGCGTAGGGACTGGGGGCAGCGGAGGGGGgagaggaggtggtggagggcGAGGGGGTTCTGGTGATGGAGATGGAGGGACAAGCCTGGCCCCGTTGGCCCCTCACACGCCACCCAGTGTCTTCTCAGCCGACTTTCTGGACAGCACGGACCTGCAGCTGCACTGGGAGTCGTGTCTGTAG